One Perognathus longimembris pacificus isolate PPM17 chromosome 2, ASM2315922v1, whole genome shotgun sequence DNA segment encodes these proteins:
- the Sec31b gene encoding protein transport protein Sec31B isoform X6, whose translation MTPGSKSQQPPEDIKALSWNRQVQHILCSAHPSGKAIVWDLRKNEPIIKISDHNSKMNCSCLAWHPDIATQLVLCSEDDRLPVIQLWDLRFASSPLKVLENHSRGILSMSWNQADSELLLSSAKDSRIFCWNLGSGEVVYTLPTDSSWCFDVQWCPRNPPVFSAASFDGWISLYSVMGRSLEIQHMGQADKISSSFSKGQPLPPLQVPEQVAQASLIPPLKKPPKWIRRPAGVSFAFGGKLVTFGLPSTPAQQATQPCPRLVFISQVTTESEFLMKSAELQEALGSGNLLNYCKHKSQQTSLPSEKMLWEFLKVTLEHDSKVKFLKLLGYNKDELQKKVATWLKNNVRLGESLQPEGDDLNRKRQYAFGSQASKHTTDEISASSAFFDELVPQSMTPWEIPITEDTDGLLSQALLLGELGPAVQLCLKEERFAEAIILAQAGGTDLLRRTQEHYFAKRRTKISPLLACVVQKNWKGLVCACSLKNWKEALALLLTYSGQEKFPELCDMLGTRMEQEGGRALASEARLCYVCSGSVERLVECCAKSPQATSPMALQNLMEKVMVLRRSLELLQGPGRESPGPTTTYRITQYASLLAAQGSLATAMSFLPRDCAQPSVQQLRDRLFHAQGSAVLGQEAPPFPFSRVVVGVTPHSKETSYRLGSQPAYQISPPSPRSGATTQPSLVMPLTPSQPGPFQGSMTPTIRYSRAPGAPALQATQPLPLHPGVRPALSQPQLIGQKAQAPNPAGLPGTWPLPSLPPPMASPEVMQPGSPFLPEPPRPLPPPPVGPPGPRPLSFQAPALPPSFPMTYPPGGPNAPLSGTVPHSGIWTPRPGPQDSWQAAPGPRGNLQRKMLPETFMPLAPVTAPVMSIGHETKQVLPSQPAAVSSVSHPPPGAPAERNLQQLQQLPSKKMEKKDLPLEHQSLKVSFEALLQRCSLSATDLKTKRKLDEAAQRLECLYEKLREGTLSPPVLAGLHEVARCADAGNFAQGLAVHAQVVSCSSFSELSSFMPVLKAILTIAQKLQG comes from the exons ATGACCCCAGGATCCAAGTCACAG CAGCCCCCAGAAGACATCAAGGCACTCTCTTGGAACCGCCAAGTCCAGCACATTCTGTGTTCTGCTCACCCCAGCGGCAAGGCAATTGTATGGGATCTGAGGAAGAATGAGCCTATCATTAAAATCAGTGATCACAACAGCAAG ATGAACtgctcctgcctggcctggcaccCAGACATAGCCACGCAGTTGGTGCTGTGCTCAGAAGATGACCGTCTCCCAGTGATTCAGCTGTGGGATTTGCGCTTCGCTTCTTCACCCCTGAAGGTGCTAGAGAACCACAGCAG GGGGATCTTATCAATGTCATGGAACCAAGCTGACTCTGAGCTGCTGCTTAGTAGTGCCAAGGACAGCCGGATCTTCTGCTGGAACCTGGGGAGCGGTGAG GTGGTATATACGCTACCCACAGACAGCAGCTGGTGCTTCGATGTGCAGTGGTGTCCTCGGAACCCTCCAGTATTCTCTGCTGCCTCTTTCGATGGCTGGATCAGTTTGTATTCTGTGATGGGGAGGAGCTTGGAAATCCAGCACATGGGACAGGCTGACAAG ATCTCCTCTTCCTTCAGCAAAGGTCAGCCCCTTCCACCACTGCAGGTGCCAGAGCAAGTGGCCCAGGCATCACTGATACCTCCCCTGAAAAAGCCTCCCAAATGGATCAGAAGGCCAGCAGGTGTTTCATTTGCT TTTGGGGGGAAGCTGGTTACCTTTGGtcttcccagcacccctgcccAGCAGGCGACACAGCCCTGCCCCCGCCTTGTCTTCATCAGTCAAGTCACCACAGAATCTGAGTTCCTGATGAAGTCAGCTGAGCTGCAGGAGGCCTTGGGATCTGGAAATCTCTTGAATTATTGTAAGCACAAGAGTCAGCAAACTTCACTGCCAAGCGAAAAGATGCTCTGGGAGTTCCTGAAG GTGACCTTAGAGCATGACTCCAAAGTGAAATTCTTAAAGCTATTAGGATACAATAAAGATGAGCTCCAGAAGAAG GTGGCCACATGGCTGAAGAATAACGTGAGGTTAGGAGAGAGCCTTCAGCCTGAAGGAGATGACCTCAACCGCAAGAGACAGTATGCCTTTGGCAGTCAG GCCTCCAAACACACCACAGATGAAATTTCTGCCTCTTCAGCCTTCTTTGATGAGCTAGTCCCTCAGAGCATGACTCCTTGGGAGATCCCCATTACAGAAG ACACTGATGGACTCCTGAGCCAGGCTCTGCTGCTTGGGGAACTGGGCCCTGCTGTGCAGCTGTGTCTGAAGGAGGAGCGCTTCGCTGAAGCTATTATCCTGGCCCAGGCTGGGGGTACAGATTTGCTGAGGCGGACACAGGAGCACTACTTTGCCAAGAGGAGAACCAAAATCTCTCCG CTTCTAGCCTGTGTTGTGCAGAAGAACTGGAAGGGTCTGGTATGTGCCTGTAGCCTGAAGAACTGGAAAGAGGCACTGGCCTTGCTACTCACATACTCAGGGCAAGAGAAATTCCCGGAGCTCTGTG ACATGCTGGGAACTCGCATGGAGCAGGAGGGTGGCAGGGCACTAGCCTCTGAGGCCAGGCTCTGTTACGTGTGCTCAGGGAGTGTGGAGCGGCTGGTAGAGTGCTGTGCCAAGTCCCCCCAGGCCACATCCCCCATGGCTCTGCAG AACCTGATGGAGAAGGTAATGGTCCTCAGAAGAAGCTTGGAGCTACTACAGGGTCCTGgcagagagagcccaggccccactACAACATACAGGATCACCCAGTATGCCAGCCTCCTGGCAGCCCAGGGCAGCCTCGCTACCGCGATGAGCTTCTTacccagggactgtgctcag CCATCAGTTCAACAGCTGAGAGACCGGCTATTTCATGCCCAAGGTTCTGCTGTTTTGGGCCAAGaggctccccctttccccttctcccgGGTTGTTGTGGGAGTTACCCCCCACTCTAAAGAGACATCTTATAGATTGGGATCCCAGCCTGCTTACCAG ATCTCACCTCCATCTCCAAGGTCAGGGGCTACCACTCAGCCCTCACTAGTGATGCCTTTAAcaccttcccagcctggccctttcCAGGGCTCCATGACACCAACGATTCGTTACTCCAGGGCTCCTGGGGCACCTGCACTGCAAGCCACCCAGCCTTTGCCTTTACACCCTGGGGTgaggcctg CTTTATCTCAGCCACAGCTGATAGGACAAAAAGCTCAGGCTCCAAACCCTGCAGGATTGCCTGGAACATGGCCCCTTCCTAGCCTTCCTCCACCCATGGCATCCCCAGAGGTCATGCAGCCCGGCTCTCCCTTCCTGCCTGAACCTCCTAGACCACTGCCTCCGCCTCCTGTGGGACCACCAggtcccaggcccctgagtttccAGGCCCCAGCCCTTCCTCCTAGCTTCCCAATGACTTATCCTCCTGGAGGGCCAAATGCTCCACTCTCAGGTACCGTCCCACATTCTGGCATCTGGACTCCACGTCCAG GACCTCAAGATTCCTGGCAGGCGGCTCCAGGCCCCAGGGGAAACCTCCAGAGGAAAATG CTGCCAGAGACATTTATGCCTCTCGCACCAGTTACTGCTCCAGTTATGAGCATTGGTCATGAGACAAAACAGGTTCTGCCATCGCAGCCTGCTGCAGTCTCCAGTGTGAGTCACCCTCCTCCTGGAGCTCCAGCAGAACGTAACCTACAG CAACTTCAACAACTGCCTTCTaagaagatggaaaagaaggaCCTGCCTCTAGAGCATCAGTCCCTGAAGGTCAGCTTTGAGGCACTTCTCCAGCGCTGTTCCCTATCTGCAACTGATTTG AAGACCAAAAGGAAGTTGGATGAGGCTGCCCAACGTCTAGAGTGCCTGTATGAGAAGCTCCGTGAGGGGACA CTCTCACCCCCTGTCCTGGCTGGGCTCCACGAAGTTGCCCGATGTGCGGATGCAGGGAATTTTGCACAGGGCCTCGCAGTGCACGCCCAGGTGGTGAGCTGCAGTAGCTTTAGCGAGCTGTCCAGCTTCATGCCTGTCCTGAAGGCCATCCTCACCATCGCGCAGAAGCTGCAGGGCTAA